A single region of the Anopheles funestus chromosome X, idAnoFuneDA-416_04, whole genome shotgun sequence genome encodes:
- the LOC125766586 gene encoding NCK-interacting protein with SH3 domain: protein MVDSMSQDAESFEMLKALYDFTAVYPKTISFDEGEYFILHQTSARQRNWWQVVSMKGNIGFVPSNYVMKLKVNPLFLNGFLESSIESLRLSTEKEINGIIGREELISRLVEKKRMLEKLLKYELSDSESEPPSPIKMSNGHLKQHDGTSGHSGDRSAQIKNGPQRHSPPVPAEQHQTTAKKSKSSPAVGAQAAVPPQFIQESPSTGMLAMKVSQPDEPQTPVAAAGSSAQEPSSTLSELSSVSSEQTEPTSNNTATTGTLTTTSDEITAISRIDDRAAPGEEPSASGTAPPTEAENQTDHELNELETTNNDDVTVSENEPQPCSVMKEPHGNGDGDEAGVTNGTDDGGVAVVVPGAGDDGTLASDTEREAGSGAECGESSVATGDDAEPAEDLGKQPPAKVDASEVYQIVDAIRKSTNLSHELSCVALRVVLSELEVLLPPAVVRHLEPVAVHLAAPFDVSDALLGKTHDAHRLRLIFAELSDCKNDSEQRTWMLHEDEADISQYLTELIRILTDADPKICRSEMACDQYQSIINLVLYYQMETRWSIRKLLLAAFRAMCHLDYTTVDILLGSVLPLELVQDMVSNSRNIEKLQELANMLIIIFSIGRRMPINQQDHLRADFIIFLLNIIETPPETDVQEMLPDIMINLILSFNLQFENFAENVVLEAMEQFKTAKTFTEKILLLINREEDPVHTLKHTPMNINPVLKMLVDLFSRPETASIFYTNDNKVLIDILVRQLSDLSAGEPIRKWYLELCRKILRNTNYPEHQHRKQDLMKIFTRIFCEETECSASDQQIVREIANEFPQIFKA from the exons ATGGTAGACAGTATGTCGCAGGATGCTG AGTCCTTTGAAATGCTGAAAGCACTGTACGACTTCACCGCCGTTTATCCCAAGACGATCAGCTTCGACGAGGGCGAATACTTCATACTGCATCAGACGAGCGCCCGGCAGCGGAACTGGTGGCAGGTGGTCAGCATGAAGGGTAACATCGGATTTGTCCCGTCAAACTACGTGATGAAGCTGAAG GTGAATCCACTCTTTCTAAATGGTTTCCTGGAATCGAGCATAGAATCGTTACGGCTTTCGACGGAGAAGGAAATAAATGGTATCATCGGCCGGGAGGAACTGATCAGCCGGTTGGTCGAGAAAAAGCGAATGCTGGAAAAGCTGCTGAAG TATGAACTGTCTGATAGCGAATCCGAACCGCCATCACCGATCAAAATGAGCAATGGTCACCTCAAACAGCACGATGGTACCAGCGGTCACAGTGGAG ATCGCAGCGCACAGATAAAGAATGGTCCACAGCGACACTCACCACCGGTACCAGCAGAACAGCACCAAACGACGGCAAAGAAATCGAAATCTAGTCCCGCTGTTGGGGCACAGGCAGCGGTGCCACCGCAATTTATTCAGGAAAGTCCCAGCACGGGCATGCTGGCGATGAAAGTTTCGCAACCGGACGAACCGCAAACACCGGTGGCGGCAGCCGGCAGTTCGGCGCAGGAACCGAGCAGCACCCTGTCCGAACTGTCGTCCGTATCGTCGGAACAGACGGAACCGACGAGCAACAATACAGCGACGACGGGTACGCTTACGACGACGAGCGACGAAATAACGGCCATCTCACGCATCGACGATCGGGCCGCGCCGGGTGAGGAACCGTCCGCATCCGGTACGGCGCCGCCAACCGAGGCGGAAAATCAAACCGATCACGAGCTGAACGAGCTGGAAACGACCAACAACGATGATGTGACGGTAAGCGAGAATGAACCGCAACCGTGCTCGGTGATGAAGGAACCGCATGGTAACGGGGACGGCGATGAGGCGGGCGTTACAAACGGTACGGATGACGGTGGTGTAGCGGTGGTGGTACCGGGGGCCGGTGACGATGGTACACTCGCTAGCGATACGGAGCGGGAGGCTGGTTCGGGTGCGGAATGTGGTGAAAGCAGTGTCGCTACCGGGGATGATGCAGAACCGGCGGAAGATCTCGGAAAACAACCACCGGCCAAGGTGGATGCATCGGAGGTGTACCAAATTGTGGACGCAATACGCAAGAGTACGAACCTTAGCCACGAGCTGTCGTGCGTTGCGCTGCGTGTTGTGTTGAGCGAGCTGGAGGTGTTACTACCACCGGCAGTCGTACGACATCTCGAACCGGTTGCGGTCCATCTGGCGGCACCGTTTGACGTGTCCGATGCGTTGCTCGGCAAAACGCACGACGCACACCGGCTGCGGTTGATCTTTGCCGAGCTGTCGGACTGCAAGAATGATTCCGAGCAGCGTACGTGGATGCTGCACGAGGATGAGGCAGACATTAGCCAGTATCTGACCGAGCTGATCCGCATACTGACGGATGCTGATCCGAAGATCTGCCGCAGCGAGATGGCCTGCGATCAGTACCAGAGCATCATCAACCTTGTGCTGTACTACCAGATGGAGACACGCTGGTCCATCCGGAAGCTGCTGCTGGCAGCATTCCGGGCGATGTGCCATCTCGACTATACCACGGTTGACATACTGCTCGGTTCGGTTTTACCGCTCGAGCTAGTCCAGGATATGGTGTCGAATTCGCGCAACATCGAGAAGCTGCAAGAGCTGGCGAATATGCTTATTATCATCTTCTCGATCGGCCGCCGGATGCCAATTAATCAGCAAG ATCATTTACGGGCAgattttattatctttctGCTAAACATTATCGAAACACCGCCGGAAACGGACGTGCAGGAGATGCTGCCGGACATTATGATCAACCTGATACTGTCGTTCAATTTgcagtttgaaaatttcgcCGAAAACGTCGTACTGGAAGCGATGGAACAGTTCAAGACGGCAAAAACGTTTACCGAGAAAATATTGCTGCTGATCAACCGTGAAG AGGATCCGGTACACACATTAAAGCACACACCGATGAACATTAATCCGGTGCTAAAAATGTTGGTCGATCTGTTTAGCCGACCGGAGACGGCTTCGATTTTCTACACTAACGATAACAAGGTGTTAATCGATATTCTCGTACGGCAGCTGTCCGATTTGTCTGCAGGCGAACCG ATTCGCAAATGGTACCTGGAGCTGTGCAGAAAAATCCTCCGCAACACCAACTATCCGGAGCACCAGCATCGAAAGCAGGACCTGATGAAGATCTTCACCCGTATCTTCTGCGAAGAGACGGAATGCAGTGCCAGCGATCAGCAGATCGTGCGCGAAATAGCGAACGAATTTCCACAAATTTTCAAAGCATGA